CATGCGATTTTCTTCGCTCCATCTCCTGGATATCAGTGTGGAAGGGATTCAAGGCGATACCATCGTGGTGGATCAGCCGCTGGTGGTTACCGCCCGGATCGATCCGGGGAAATTGAGCCCCGAGGAAATTTCCGTGGAACTTGTCATCGGGCGTGATGACGGATATGGCTTTATCGGGACCCCGGACCGGATACCCCTGAAGCTGGTGAGCAGCCTGTTGAATGGCTCTCTCATCTATAACGTGGGATACCGGATCCGCCGCAACGGGCCGCATTCCTATGGCATCCGCGTTCTACCGTATAACACAAAACTGGCGTCCAAGCATGAAACGGGTTTGATCCTCTGGGGGTAGGCTTGTAGGGGGTCAGTCGATGAAATCTCTTGGCTGGTGTTCTGAGGACGGCGATTTCGGTAATCTCTGGGTGGTTTATCTCCTGCTGATCAACCACAGGATCAGTGTGAGGATGAGGCTGATGAGCAGGCTTGTTGTCAGGGGGAAGAAAAATGTGATCTGCTTGCCGCGAAAATAAAAATCCCCCGGAAGTCTGCCAAGCCAGGGAACTTTTCCTGCCAGCAGGAGAATAAATCCGATGGCCGCCAGAATCAGGCCAAAAAGGATTAAGACGCGACCTATGTGAGAAAAGTCGATGATTCTTTTCCGTCCCTTCGTTAAGTCTAATATAAAAGCCTCATAAAGAGGCAAAAGAGGGTCAGTCCTGAAAAGAGCCCCCCCCAGACCGGAAGGAGAGCCGCTCTTCCTGTAGCAGATGCGGCATCATCATTCAAGGGGCTCGGGTGTCCGTTAAGGGTGTTGTATTCCAAAACCGCGGTAGGATCGATGGCAACGACAACATGGCACCGCGGACAGCGGAAATAAAGCATTCCGGAATAAGGGTCGTGTCCTTGAGCAGGAAAGATGTCCCTGTCATCTTTTTCAAAAACAGTTCCGGTCATTTCTCCCGGACCTTCATGCCCACAGCAGGAACAACGAATGGTTTTAGAAATCATTTGATATACCCTCCCTTTTTCAAGAGAGTATAGTGCCACAATAGTGAGGAAATGCAATACGGGTGGACTACGGAACCTGTACCAGACAAAAACTGATATTTATTCAGGAAAAGGACAGGAGGTAGGAACGGAGATTGATCTTTTCGTTATTGATCCCCAGTTTGTTTCGAATGTTGTCCCGGTGGGATTCAACGGAACGTATGGAAAGATTCAACAATTCAGATATCTCTTTGGTTGTTTTCCCTTCCTTCACCAGATTGGCCAC
This genomic interval from Syntrophus gentianae contains the following:
- a CDS encoding DUF2905 domain-containing protein, whose translation is MPLYEAFILDLTKGRKRIIDFSHIGRVLILFGLILAAIGFILLLAGKVPWLGRLPGDFYFRGKQITFFFPLTTSLLISLILTLILWLISRR